tcttataaGGCCAACTTCTTCAAGTGTAAACATGTCCTGTGGAAGCAAATTGCTCTAGAAGCCGCAGCCTCTGACCGCCAGCAGAATGGCCATGGAAAATCCAATCCTTGCCCACATCCACAGCTTTCCTTGTCGATGGAAGGCAAATCCTCCATTCTGTAAACAAGCAAGAAATAGTTTGTTATAACATGCTGCTGATTGGTATCGTGATTGAAACTTGATCATGCATCAATCGTTTGCTATATTACCAGATCTAAGTTTGGTGAAGGTGCTGGGGATGTATCCTCTGTGTCTGAAACCGTAGGTGGAGCTGGGGGGCTGGGTGGAGTGGGTGCTGGTGCATGTGCGTGATGCCTTTTGTGCCTGTGCTTGTGCCTTCTCTTGTGTTTGGTGGGTGCTGGTGCAGGAGATGGCACTGCtggcggaggtggcggtggtgatGGGGGTGGTACAGGggggtgctggtgctggtgctggtggcACTTTACAGGAGCTGGGGCAGGTGGCGCTTGGGCTGGTGACGGGGATACTTGTGGTGGCGAAACAGGCGGTGGCAGCAGGGTGGCAAAGCAACAGGTGGTGGAGGCAATGCTGGTGGTTGTGCAGGAGTAGAGGTGGGAGGGCTCTGTGGCGGTTGAGGTGGTGGAAGCTGAGGGCTGAAACTGGTGGGTTGGACACTGGTGCAACTTTTGGGGTTGGGGATGCCGTCGGACTGGAAGTCGGTGGAGTTGGTGTCACGGGGATGATTGGTGCTGAACTTGCTGGTGGCAGCGTTGTGAAGCCGGCGGTGCTAGCGGAAGAGTAGCAGGTGAGGCAGCCGGTGCTTGTGCATATGTGATCACCAGTTGACAAGCGAGGATGATAGCTGAAATTTGATACCAATGTACGAGGGCCATTTATGGAGATGGGTCCTGAAGGAGGGACTTGGTGGCTCTATATGCAAATCACGAAAGAGGGGACCTAAGAAGATCGAATGCACTCGGTGGAGGGAGAGATGTCGCCCTCCTGCGATGGGTACATCGTTTCTATGGTTCTTGTAGTGCAATGAAGGAATTTTAAAATGAGGTTGTTTGGGGAAACAGTTGCGCCATCTTGTCAGCCAACCTGTTAGCTCCTGGTGCAGGGGCCTCGCATGAACTCCTACCTTTAAGATTGGAGTAACAGGGAATGAGGCTTAGGTGCAGTTCTTATGTGATGGTGGTTCTAACGGTGTGtgtctggttttttttttttcttgtcatcgCTGGAATAGGACTCTCTCTTGCGCATTCACCAAATGATTATTGAATTGCTAGTGCCTTTATGTTGGGTTGCAAGCAGAGATAATTACCAAATCAATCGTAAACTTTCATTATACAAATACCAATTaaatcctgaacttttaatttttcaatgtagtcctaaatcttttgtgcGAAATTTCAATGTAACTCTTCCGTCTAATTGCTATCGGAAATTGGTGTGATATGACGTCCAATCATCGTCACGACATGGACTACTTTACtcaaaacattttatatttagttttattttatttttagtcatAGAAACATCTTATTGGATCACTAGagcaaaaatttaggattatattgcagcgttaaaaaagtttaagaccatatggatttaagattgaattggtttTAATACCATAtggatttaagattgaattggtaattttcctttattagtAGGATAACAtggaatttttcctattttctacGTCAACAAGTTGTTTATTCCAGTGGCTTGGTTGGTACTAGTAGTCTTAAAACCTCCTTCATGACAAAGGCATCTTGTTCAAATTTAGCTCAAAGTTAAATTTAATAAAGTATGGTTCTCCTGATTAAGCCTTACGTGTCTATTAGTGCATTgagatatctctctctctctctctctctctctctctctctctctctctctctctctcctgattAAGCCTTAATATAGTATGGTTCTCCTGTGATGACAAGAACATTGGGGTCGATTCATGATTTCTAAGTTGGGAGTTTACAGAGCACAGCAATGTCCTCCCAAAAGTTCAATATCTTCTGAATTGAATTACTGCAACAATACCTTTTGCCGCCCTCaaaagtgtgatttctatgAAGGCTCTGTTCGTTTCAGAAAAATAGcgtttttgaaaatattttccaagatatcattttcaaataaatatcattattttcctATGTTCAtccaaaacttgaaaataaagtggaaagtattttttgttgtttagtaaggaaaatattttcctttacatattttgaataattttattattttttaaatcaattttaaaaaatatattttaaaaaatcgattttctaaattatttttatttttctttctttttatcttcttcttcttctttggccgttCACCGACCACGCGACAACCGGTGGCTAAGGCTAAATTCCATTTTGGCTCGTCAATCTCGCAGCAACGAGTAGATCGGCGAAAGCAAGCCCGAGCTCGGCCTCTAGCCTTGCCAGAGGCTCGCGCTCACTACTTGGCTCGCCGATCTAGTGAGCGGTGTGCCTCAAGCTCGCCACTCGCCGAGAGATTGGCGAGCACTAAGGTCTAAGCGTGAGGGCGAGCCTTAAGCTCGTTGGCCTTTGGCCTCACCAAAGGCTCATGCTCGCCGGTGGTTCGTCGATCCGCGAGCTAGCCAAGCTAGAGCTCGCCGAGGTCGACGGCGGCAAGCTCACCGCTCACCGAGAGAtcggcaagcctcgagctcacctatGGCTAGTTGCCAACTATAGCCATGCCggcggccaaagaagaaggtggggaaaaaaaaggaaaaagaaaagaatttaaaaattcaaattattgaaaagaaaacaagaaagaagggGCTAATAAGTTACGAGAGGAGagagtaaggaaaatgtttttcccaatttgaaaagtgaaaaatattttcatctctttaAAAGACTTTTCCTTGATAGACAGTAATTTCACAAttagttcattttccgtgaaacgaatacGAAAAAATtcggaaattattttcgaaattattttccaaaagcaaACCTAAATGTTTCCAGCTTTTCCTGAAAGCTGCTGAGCAAGAGATTCGCCAACCGCTCATCTTCTGCTTTCaattcgaaaataaaaatttccatttttgaagGCTGAATTGCCACCTTACCAAACAGACGAGttccactttttttctcttgctgTTCCTCAAATCTCACTCCAAGTGGTTTTCTTGAATCTGCCATCGtgcagcaaaagaaaagaagcaacaTTAAAGAGCAATTGATAAATATTTACTAAATTGCAGCACCAACCCTTTCCACCCACAATTTGGATTAAACCTCGGATCTAATCATTGGTATGCAGTCTTCATCATAATCAGCTggaaaatgacatatcaattaCTTCTTTGCGTCTATTGGCTTTCCTTACACGAAGTGTACAAGCTCATTCCTGTGCTAAATGCTCAGCCACTCGTATTGCTCGTAATCACGACAAATAAGACGGCATTAAAAGAGTCGACAATCAGGATGAATGACGCATGATCTTGCATGACAGCTACAAATATGTTTGtacaagaacaaaaaagaattccTCGCATTTTATCCCTCTTGGTTACAAGAATCTGCCGAATTAAAGGACCGTGCAAAAACCTCAAAATTTACATATGAGACGAGTAATTTCACAAGGACAATCGCACAGGGTTTCATTATGGTTTATGTGCTCATCCCACAAAAGTATGATACAGGGTTTTCTCACGTGCTTCTGGATTGGTGACTATTTTTGCAATCATCATTGTtctttcacaaacaaaacatgagGTGGAACATGTCATGCATCTTGTTGAGCAGCTTTGATGGGTGGGGCGAGATGGGAAGACATGAAGGTGGGGTCTCtgatttcttctctttcttctttcttctcagCTGGAAGAACTGCTGCATCGCATCTGCGCACTCTGATTCTAACACCTCGCCTGATGGTCATTTTGGATGAAACGGGTGTACAGGAGGAGCCGGCTTGTCCGTGCCTCCAGATGCAGTCGCCCCTTCACCAATTGGGAAAAGCCTGCAATAAAGCAGAGGGAGATGAATTCTTTGTACTCAGTTCTTAACAGAGGTCGAGTAATAATGTCCACATGCGATTCGCAATGCATTGTTTGAGAATTTATTGATTTGGCGAGGAAAGAATATTAGGAGGaaactttcaaatttctctccCCTTATCTTGAGAAAACTTCAAACTTCTTCCTATTTTCGATCCTAATTTAAGTCACCTCCCCTTTCTCTCCTTCCGACATGAAGCATAAAAGATATTTTGACAAATAAAAACTTGAGTAGAAGGTTGCCCCCTTAGGATGGGTCTTCAGGATATGCTACAGGAAAGAAGTACGTAGCATCATATGTCAGTGATGCTCATACTAGCCAATAAGATTCTTTAAAGTATGGATGCTAGACAGCTACTACTTAACAATTCTTGCCCTATAGCAATAGAAGCCAAATTGTTATCTGGCTTTTATCTAGGCCAATAGAGCGATCTAAGTGGAGCCCTGAAAAGTGTCTTGCAACCACCATACATGCAACAAAAAACCAACTGGGAACCAGAAAATATTACAGAAACAAAGATAACTGATAATCTCTGCTGGGAAAAACATCAAAAAGTAGCAGAATGAACTCAACATACCTGACCCAGCTGCCATCAGCTCCAAGAAGCTTGTTGGGAGCTCCCCAAACAAGAGTGTCAACTCGAGCTTGAAGAATTGCCCCAGCACACATGGGACAAGGCTCCAATGTCACGTATAATGTTGTCTCCTGGGGAAATAATAGATATTAGGTTCATAAATACACAGTTGTGGCAACAAAGCAAAAACTTAGTTTAATGTGGTCTCGTTGGCACTCAGTTATTTCACAACAAAAAGAGGCTCAAAATACGCAAATCCAGATGAATATCAAATTTCTATCTTATATGCTTAGGCATCACTTTCCATGCCTTTTTTCATGCTTTTTTCATgcttctaaaacttattacgaaaaGTGCTAGCCCCAAGGTTCGAATAGGGTA
This Eucalyptus grandis isolate ANBG69807.140 chromosome 7, ASM1654582v1, whole genome shotgun sequence DNA region includes the following protein-coding sequences:
- the LOC104453844 gene encoding uncharacterized protein PB18E9.04c, which produces MADSRKPLGVRFEEQQEKKSGTRLFGKSHQVPPSGPISINGPRTLVSNFSYHPRLSTGDHICTSTGCLTCYSSASTAGFTTLPPASSAPIIPVTPTPPTSSPTASPTPKVAPVSNPPVSALSFHHLNRHRALPPLLLHNHQHCLHHLLLCHPAATACFATTSIPVTSPSATCPSSCKVPPAPAPAPPCTTPITTATSASSAISCTSTHQTQEKAQAQAQKASRTCTSTHSTQPPSSTYGFRHRGYIPSTFTKLRSEWRICLPSTRKAVDVGKDWIFHGHSAGGQRLRLLEQFASTGHVYT
- the LOC120296182 gene encoding tRNA(adenine(34)) deaminase, chloroplastic-like yields the protein MFMREALVEAKKAAEKWEVPVGAVLVQHGKIIARGFNLVEQLRDSTAHAEMICIKEASNVLRSWRLAETTLYVTLEPCPMCAGAILQARVDTLVWGAPNKLLGADGSWVRLFPIGEGATASGGTDKPAPPVHPFHPK